Proteins co-encoded in one Erinaceus europaeus chromosome 2, mEriEur2.1, whole genome shotgun sequence genomic window:
- the FAAP24 gene encoding Fanconi anemia core complex-associated protein 24, with protein sequence MERAAPGGIGPVHVPFGHIVANEKWRGSELAQGMQGKIKLVFEDDLTPVDFYLSSRSCILFVTEAELVAGNSYRKRLVRVRNSSNLQGIVIVEKTQMSEQYFSAMQKFTVLDLGMVLLPVASQMEASCLIIQLVQEQVKEPSSNPFLRNKRAQISEPSLLRTVQQISGVGKVKAPLLLQKFPSIQQLSNASVRDLEPVVGQAAAQQIHTFFTQPR encoded by the exons ATGGAAAGGGCAGCCCCGGGTGGCATAGGCCCCGTGCACGTACCTTTTGGGCACATTGTAGCCAATGAGAAGTGGCGCGGCTCCGAGCTGGCACAGGGCATGCAAG GGAAAATTAAGCTCGTTTTTGAGGATGACCTGACACCTGTAGATTTTTACCTGTCGAGCAGATCCTGCATTCTGTTTGTTACTGAAGCTGAACTGGTCGCAGGAAATAGCTATCGAAAGAGGCTTGTTCGGGTTAGAAAT tcCAGCAATCTTCAAGGCATTGTAATAGTTGAAAAAACTCAAATGAGTGAACAGTACTTCTCGGCCATGCAGAAGTTTACTGTTCTGGACCTGGGAATGGTGTTACTTCCAGTAGCCAGCCAGATGGAAGCATCCTGCCTCATTATCCAACTA gttcAAGAACAAGTCAAAGAACCCAGTAGTAACCCTTTCCTTAGGAATAAGCGGGCTCAGATATCCGAGCCATCCCTCCTCAGAACTGTGCAACAGATCTCAGGAGTTGGAAAAGTCAAAGCTCCTCTGCTGCTTCAGAAGTTCCCAAGTATCCAGCAGCTGAGCAATGCTTCTGTCCGAGACCTGGAGCCGGTAGTTGGACAGGCAGCAGCACAACAGATCCACACCTTCTTCACACAGCCCAGGTGA